ATCTGGCGCAGCTTTTCGGTCCTGCCGATCTGTTCCAGTTGCAGGGCGAAGGCGATCCCGGCCAGCAGCAACAGGATCGCGATGACGACCGCCGTCAGAGGGGTCGCCATTTGCGCGACGATCCTGCTGGTGGCGGGATGGAACAGGGTTTTCGCTTCGGGTCCGGTCGTCATTTTCTGTCCACCGAAAGGGCAAGGCCCAGCAGCTTGGAACTGATCTTGAGGCCGCTTGCGCGTGCGCCGTTGTCGTCGATCTGGAAACGGACACGCCCGGCCTGCATCACGAACTGGATCATGGCGCCCGGCGGGCCGCCGTCCCTGTCCGATACGGTCAGGACGGGCTTGCCCGCCAGCGCGGCAAAGGGGGTGTAGCCGGCCTCGGGTGAATGACCCGCGAACAGGATCTGGCAACCCGCCGCATCGTCCGCCGGGCTGAGGCGGCGGACGCTCACGGGCCGGTTGGCCATTTTTTCGCCGCGCACGACCTCATCCAGCGCGGCCCCAAAGGGATCGTCGCCAATGACGCAGATCAGGAAATT
This window of the Sphingobium sp. EM0848 genome carries:
- a CDS encoding YfiR family protein, giving the protein MHALKAFRHRCRNGLLGRMARLCLPLPLLCGAMPAPPPNRPASLEQAVKASFLFKFAPFVEWPSVAFSAADRNFLICVIGDDPFGAALDEVVRGEKMANRPVSVRRLSPADDAAGCQILFAGHSPEAGYTPFAALAGKPVLTVSDRDGGPPGAMIQFVMQAGRVRFQIDDNGARASGLKISSKLLGLALSVDRK